Proteins encoded in a region of the Takifugu flavidus isolate HTHZ2018 chromosome 8, ASM371156v2, whole genome shotgun sequence genome:
- the nr2c2 gene encoding nuclear receptor subfamily 2 group C member 2 isoform X2, with amino-acid sequence MMTSLNLLSQQKADSDQEAEMPASPSDSMMSESPQRLQIISTEPTTTPQRIQIVTDQQTGQKIQIVTAMKPPPVPKQQFILTTADSAGSGKVLLTSSDTHNTKQLIFTAADSLMPGRIQIVTDPLSMERLLGQTVDLSRPQLVEYCVVCGDKASGRHYGAVSCEGCKGFFKRSVRKNLTYSCRSKQDCVINKHHRNRCQFCRLRKCLKMGMKTESVQSERKPIEVMPREKHVNCAASTQKIYIRKDLNSPLIATPTFISDSETDASRSSLLEQGMLVNIQQPVIQSDGTLLLATDSKMDSGQGDLGTLANVVTSLASLSDSLRENLNNGDTSDGQQSASDITRAFDTLSKVFNPSEEGVEQRLTNKSLQCVGGTTIHLIGRDQDTPIIEVEGPLLTDSHVGFKLTMPSPMPEYLNVHYICESASRLLFLSMHWARSIPAFSALGQEANTSLMRSCWNELFILGLAQCAHVMNLSTILTAIINHLQSSIQDDKLSGEKVKQVMEHVWKFQEFCNSMTRLETDSYEYAYLKAIVLFSPDHPGLDGSGQIEKFQEKALMELQDYVQKTYPDDTYRLTRILTRLPALRLMNSSITEELFFTGLIE; translated from the exons ATGATGACCAGCCTCAATCTGCTCTCCCAGCAGAAAGCCGACTCTGATCAGGAAGCAGAG ATGCCAGCCTCTCCTTCTGACTCAATGATGAGTGAGTCTCCACAGCGCCTTCAGATAATCTCTACAGAGCCCACTACAACACCACAGAGAATACAG ATTGTAACTGATCAGCAGACGGGTCAGAAGATCCAGATAGTGACAGCGATGAAGCCGCCTCCAGTTCCGAAGCAGCAGTTCATTCTGACCACGGCTGACAGCGCAGGGTCGGGCAAGGTCCTCCTGACCTCATcggacacacacaacaccaagCAGCTCATCTTCACTGCTGCCGACAGCCTAATGCCTGGAAGGATACAG ATCGTTACAGATCCACTGTCAATGGAAAGGTTGTTAGGGCAGACTGTTGACTTAAGCCGACCGCAGCTTGTGGAGTACTGCGTGGTGTGTGGAGACAAAGCTTCAG GCCGTCATTATGGAGCGGTCAGTTGTGAGGGATGTAAAGGCTTCTTTAAGCGTAGTGTGAGGAAGAACCTGACCTATAGCTGCCGCAGTAAACAGGACTGTGTTATTAACAAACACCACCGCAATCGCTGCCAATTCTGCCGGCTTAGAAAATGCCTTAAGATGGGGATGAAGACTGAGT CTGTCCAGAGTGAGAGAAAACCCATTGAAGTTATGCCCCGAGAGAAACACGTCAACTGTGCTGCCTCAACCCAAAAGATCTACATTCGCAAGGACCTGAACAGTCCACTCATCGCCACACCAACCTTTATCTCTGATTCAGAAACAGATGCCTCCAG ATCCAGCCTACTGGAGCAGGGGATGCTGGTTAATATCCAGCAGCCGGTTATTCAGAGTGATGGAACTTTGCTCCTGGCCACTGACTCAAAG ATGGATTCAGGGCAGGGTGACTTGGGGACGTTAGCCAATGTGGTGACTTCATTGGCCAGCCTGAGTGACTCCCTACGAGAGAACCTGAATAATGGTGATACCTCAGACGGCCAGCAGTCTGCCAGTGATATAACACG TGCCTTTGACACCCTGTCCAAAGTTTTTAACCCATCTGAAGAAGGGGTCGAACAGAGGCTGACCAATAAATCTTTGCAATGTGTTGGTGGAACAACTATCCATCTGATTGGTCGAGACCAGGATACCCCCATTATCGAAGTGGAGGGGCCGCTGCTCACAGACAGCCATGTTGGTTTTAAG TTGACGATGCCTAGCCCCATGCCAGAGTATCTGAATGTACATTATATCTGTGAGTCGGCATCCAGGCTTCTTTTCCTCTCCATGCACTGGGCTCGCTCCATCCCTGCCTTCTCAGCTCTTGG TCAGGAGGCAAACACCAGTTTGATGCGTTCCTGCTGGAATGAGCTGTTCATTCTGGGTCTTGCTCAGTGCGCTCATGTGATGAACCTCTCAACTATCCTCACTGCTATCATCAACCACCTTCAAAGCAGCATCCAGGACG ACAAGCTATCTGGAGAGAAAGTCAAGCAGGTGATGGAGCATGTTTGGAAGTTCCAGGAGTTCTGTAACAGCATGACGAGGTTGGAGACCGACAGTTACGAATATGCCTACCTGAAGGCTATAGTGTTGTTTAGCCCCG ATCATCCAGGTCTGGATGGCAGCGGGCAGATAGAGAAGTTTCAGGAGAAAGCTttgatggagctgcaggactATGTACAGAAGACATATCCAGATGACACGTATAG GTTGACCCGTATACTAACGCGTCTCCCAGCGCTACGCCTCATGAACTCCAGCATCACGGAGGAGCTCTTTTTCACCGGCTTGATAG AATGA
- the nr2c2 gene encoding nuclear receptor subfamily 2 group C member 2 isoform X3 has translation MMTSLNLLSQQKADSDQEAEMPASPSDSMMSESPQRLQIISTEPTTTPQRIQIVTDQQTGQKIQIVTAMKPPPVPKQQFILTTADSAGSGKVLLTSSDTHNTKQLIFTAADSLMPGRIQIVTDPLSMERLLGQTVDLSRPQLVEYCVVCGDKASGRHYGAVSCEGCKGFFKRSVRKNLTYSCRSKQDCVINKHHRNRCQFCRLRKCLKMGMKTESVQSERKPIEVMPREKHVNCAASTQKIYIRKDLNSPLIATPTFISDSETDASRSSLLEQGMLVNIQQPVIQSDGTLLLATDSKMDSGQGDLGTLANVVTSLASLSDSLRENLNNGDTSDGQQSASDITRAFDTLSKVFNPSEEGVEQRLTNKSLQCVGGTTIHLIGRDQDTPIIEVEGPLLTDSHVGFKLTMPSPMPEYLNVHYICESASRLLFLSMHWARSIPAFSALGQEANTSLMRSCWNELFILGLAQCAHVMNLSTILTAIINHLQSSIQDDKLSGEKVKQVMEHVWKFQEFCNSMTRSSRSGWQRADREVSGESFDGAAGLCTEDISR, from the exons ATGATGACCAGCCTCAATCTGCTCTCCCAGCAGAAAGCCGACTCTGATCAGGAAGCAGAG ATGCCAGCCTCTCCTTCTGACTCAATGATGAGTGAGTCTCCACAGCGCCTTCAGATAATCTCTACAGAGCCCACTACAACACCACAGAGAATACAG ATTGTAACTGATCAGCAGACGGGTCAGAAGATCCAGATAGTGACAGCGATGAAGCCGCCTCCAGTTCCGAAGCAGCAGTTCATTCTGACCACGGCTGACAGCGCAGGGTCGGGCAAGGTCCTCCTGACCTCATcggacacacacaacaccaagCAGCTCATCTTCACTGCTGCCGACAGCCTAATGCCTGGAAGGATACAG ATCGTTACAGATCCACTGTCAATGGAAAGGTTGTTAGGGCAGACTGTTGACTTAAGCCGACCGCAGCTTGTGGAGTACTGCGTGGTGTGTGGAGACAAAGCTTCAG GCCGTCATTATGGAGCGGTCAGTTGTGAGGGATGTAAAGGCTTCTTTAAGCGTAGTGTGAGGAAGAACCTGACCTATAGCTGCCGCAGTAAACAGGACTGTGTTATTAACAAACACCACCGCAATCGCTGCCAATTCTGCCGGCTTAGAAAATGCCTTAAGATGGGGATGAAGACTGAGT CTGTCCAGAGTGAGAGAAAACCCATTGAAGTTATGCCCCGAGAGAAACACGTCAACTGTGCTGCCTCAACCCAAAAGATCTACATTCGCAAGGACCTGAACAGTCCACTCATCGCCACACCAACCTTTATCTCTGATTCAGAAACAGATGCCTCCAG ATCCAGCCTACTGGAGCAGGGGATGCTGGTTAATATCCAGCAGCCGGTTATTCAGAGTGATGGAACTTTGCTCCTGGCCACTGACTCAAAG ATGGATTCAGGGCAGGGTGACTTGGGGACGTTAGCCAATGTGGTGACTTCATTGGCCAGCCTGAGTGACTCCCTACGAGAGAACCTGAATAATGGTGATACCTCAGACGGCCAGCAGTCTGCCAGTGATATAACACG TGCCTTTGACACCCTGTCCAAAGTTTTTAACCCATCTGAAGAAGGGGTCGAACAGAGGCTGACCAATAAATCTTTGCAATGTGTTGGTGGAACAACTATCCATCTGATTGGTCGAGACCAGGATACCCCCATTATCGAAGTGGAGGGGCCGCTGCTCACAGACAGCCATGTTGGTTTTAAG TTGACGATGCCTAGCCCCATGCCAGAGTATCTGAATGTACATTATATCTGTGAGTCGGCATCCAGGCTTCTTTTCCTCTCCATGCACTGGGCTCGCTCCATCCCTGCCTTCTCAGCTCTTGG TCAGGAGGCAAACACCAGTTTGATGCGTTCCTGCTGGAATGAGCTGTTCATTCTGGGTCTTGCTCAGTGCGCTCATGTGATGAACCTCTCAACTATCCTCACTGCTATCATCAACCACCTTCAAAGCAGCATCCAGGACG ACAAGCTATCTGGAGAGAAAGTCAAGCAGGTGATGGAGCATGTTTGGAAGTTCCAGGAGTTCTGTAACAGCATGACGAG ATCATCCAGGTCTGGATGGCAGCGGGCAGATAGAGAAGTTTCAGGAGAAAGCTttgatggagctgcaggactATGTACAGAAGACATATCCAGATGA
- the nr2c2 gene encoding nuclear receptor subfamily 2 group C member 2 isoform X1, with product MMTSLNLLSQQKADSDQEAEMPASPSDSMMSESPQRLQIISTEPTTTPQRIQIVTDQQTGQKIQIVTAMKPPPVPKQQFILTTADSAGSGKVLLTSSDTHNTKQLIFTAADSLMPGRIQIVTDPLSMERLLGQTVDLSRPQLVEYCVVCGDKASGRHYGAVSCEGCKGFFKRSVRKNLTYSCRSKQDCVINKHHRNRCQFCRLRKCLKMGMKTESVQSERKPIEVMPREKHVNCAASTQKIYIRKDLNSPLIATPTFISDSETDASRSSLLEQGMLVNIQQPVIQSDGTLLLATDSKMDSGQGDLGTLANVVTSLASLSDSLRENLNNGDTSDGQQSASDITRAFDTLSKVFNPSEEGVEQRLTNKSLQCVGGTTIHLIGRDQDTPIIEVEGPLLTDSHVGFKLTMPSPMPEYLNVHYICESASRLLFLSMHWARSIPAFSALGQEANTSLMRSCWNELFILGLAQCAHVMNLSTILTAIINHLQSSIQDDKLSGEKVKQVMEHVWKFQEFCNSMTRLETDSYEYAYLKAIVLFSPDHPGLDGSGQIEKFQEKALMELQDYVQKTYPDDTYRLTRILTRLPALRLMNSSITEELFFTGLIGNVSIDSIIPYILKMETAEYNSQNSDHTE from the exons ATGATGACCAGCCTCAATCTGCTCTCCCAGCAGAAAGCCGACTCTGATCAGGAAGCAGAG ATGCCAGCCTCTCCTTCTGACTCAATGATGAGTGAGTCTCCACAGCGCCTTCAGATAATCTCTACAGAGCCCACTACAACACCACAGAGAATACAG ATTGTAACTGATCAGCAGACGGGTCAGAAGATCCAGATAGTGACAGCGATGAAGCCGCCTCCAGTTCCGAAGCAGCAGTTCATTCTGACCACGGCTGACAGCGCAGGGTCGGGCAAGGTCCTCCTGACCTCATcggacacacacaacaccaagCAGCTCATCTTCACTGCTGCCGACAGCCTAATGCCTGGAAGGATACAG ATCGTTACAGATCCACTGTCAATGGAAAGGTTGTTAGGGCAGACTGTTGACTTAAGCCGACCGCAGCTTGTGGAGTACTGCGTGGTGTGTGGAGACAAAGCTTCAG GCCGTCATTATGGAGCGGTCAGTTGTGAGGGATGTAAAGGCTTCTTTAAGCGTAGTGTGAGGAAGAACCTGACCTATAGCTGCCGCAGTAAACAGGACTGTGTTATTAACAAACACCACCGCAATCGCTGCCAATTCTGCCGGCTTAGAAAATGCCTTAAGATGGGGATGAAGACTGAGT CTGTCCAGAGTGAGAGAAAACCCATTGAAGTTATGCCCCGAGAGAAACACGTCAACTGTGCTGCCTCAACCCAAAAGATCTACATTCGCAAGGACCTGAACAGTCCACTCATCGCCACACCAACCTTTATCTCTGATTCAGAAACAGATGCCTCCAG ATCCAGCCTACTGGAGCAGGGGATGCTGGTTAATATCCAGCAGCCGGTTATTCAGAGTGATGGAACTTTGCTCCTGGCCACTGACTCAAAG ATGGATTCAGGGCAGGGTGACTTGGGGACGTTAGCCAATGTGGTGACTTCATTGGCCAGCCTGAGTGACTCCCTACGAGAGAACCTGAATAATGGTGATACCTCAGACGGCCAGCAGTCTGCCAGTGATATAACACG TGCCTTTGACACCCTGTCCAAAGTTTTTAACCCATCTGAAGAAGGGGTCGAACAGAGGCTGACCAATAAATCTTTGCAATGTGTTGGTGGAACAACTATCCATCTGATTGGTCGAGACCAGGATACCCCCATTATCGAAGTGGAGGGGCCGCTGCTCACAGACAGCCATGTTGGTTTTAAG TTGACGATGCCTAGCCCCATGCCAGAGTATCTGAATGTACATTATATCTGTGAGTCGGCATCCAGGCTTCTTTTCCTCTCCATGCACTGGGCTCGCTCCATCCCTGCCTTCTCAGCTCTTGG TCAGGAGGCAAACACCAGTTTGATGCGTTCCTGCTGGAATGAGCTGTTCATTCTGGGTCTTGCTCAGTGCGCTCATGTGATGAACCTCTCAACTATCCTCACTGCTATCATCAACCACCTTCAAAGCAGCATCCAGGACG ACAAGCTATCTGGAGAGAAAGTCAAGCAGGTGATGGAGCATGTTTGGAAGTTCCAGGAGTTCTGTAACAGCATGACGAGGTTGGAGACCGACAGTTACGAATATGCCTACCTGAAGGCTATAGTGTTGTTTAGCCCCG ATCATCCAGGTCTGGATGGCAGCGGGCAGATAGAGAAGTTTCAGGAGAAAGCTttgatggagctgcaggactATGTACAGAAGACATATCCAGATGACACGTATAG GTTGACCCGTATACTAACGCGTCTCCCAGCGCTACGCCTCATGAACTCCAGCATCACGGAGGAGCTCTTTTTCACCGGCTTGATAGGTAACGTCTCCATCGACAGCATCATTCCCTACATTCTGAAGATGGAGACAGCTGAATATAACAGCCAGAACTCTGACCATACAGAATGA
- the b3galt4 gene encoding beta-1,3-galactosyltransferase 5, with product MLGRGLWVCKPRFGKRGIRTGLPVLCAVSATAVLLALLFTDFIELWVTSMRMNAAVEPQVGIFPPQSAVPTRPEEFLLMPSPLVCQRAKPYLITMVISAPANQRARQAIRDTWGGEVQVRGLRVMTFFMVGVASDPGLTKLLIEEARERGDLIQGRFLDSYSNLTLKTLSMLSWGRRFCPQVHFMAKVDDDVLFNPGALLHFLNKSRNPYERGDLYLGRVHLRVAPDRDPDSKHYLPSGAYAPSVFPDYCSGTAYVLSRSALLKISLAASASPLSTPLPPEDVFVGLCARAAGVLPSHCPLFSGGPVMPFGRCCYQAMVSIHNIPPKKMLQYWADIQSSQPCAWLSARASLGLCKIRAMLGYALGLKSTL from the coding sequence ATGCTCGGACGCGGACTTTGGGTATGTAAACCCCGATTCGGTAAACGAGGGATTCGGACGGGTTTGCCAGTTCTGTGCGCTGTGTCAGCGACCGCAGTCCTACTGGCGCTGCTCTTTACGGACTTCATTGAGTTATGGGTCACCTCCATGAGGATGAACGCAGCGGTCGAGCCGCAGGTCGGTATATTTCCGCCGCAGAGCGCCGTCCCAACCAGACCCGAGGAATTCTTACTTATGCCTAGTCCCCTGGTGTGCCAGCGTGCCAAGCCTTACCTCATCACCATGGTTATCTCTGCTCCGGCCAACCAGAGGGCACGCCAAGCCATCAGAGATACATGGGGAGGCGAGGTGCAGGTTAGGGGTCTGCGAGTCATGACCTTTTTTATGGTGGGTGTGGCTTCTGACCCTGGACTGACCAAGCTGCTGATAGAGGAGGCCAGGGAGCGGGGAGACCTGATCCAGGGACGATTTCTGGACTCCTACTCAAACCTGACTCTGAAAACGCTGTCCATGCTCAGCTGGGGACGCAGGTTCTGTCCACAAGTTCACTTCATGGCCAAAGTGGACGATGACGTTCTATTCAATCCCGGCGCTCTGCTGCATTTCCTCAACAAAAGTCGTAACCCATACGAACGGGGAGACTTATACCTCGGCAGGGTGCATCTCCGGGTGGCACCGGACCGTGACCCGGACAGCAAGCACTATCTACCGTCAGGGGCTTACGCTCCCTCAGTGTTTCCAGACTATTGCAGCGGTACTGCTTATGTTCTATCCCGTTCTGCATTGCTGAAAATTTCCCTGGCAGCTTCCGCGTCACCTTTATCCACGCCGCTTCCCCCTGAGGATGTGTTTGTTGGCCTGTGTGCCCGGGCAGCTGGGGTGCTTCCATCCCACTGCCCCTTATTTTCTGGCGGTCCGGTCATGCCGTTCGGTCGCTGCTGCTATCAGGCGATGGTatcgatccacaacatcccaccCAAAAAGATGCTTCAATACTGGGCTGACATCCAGTCCTCGCAACCTTGTGCCTGGCTGAGCGCGCGTGCTTCCCTGGGGTTGTGCAAGATTCGGGCGATGCTGGGTTATGCTCTGGGCCTAAAATCCACTTTGTGA